A genomic segment from Salvia splendens isolate huo1 chromosome 13, SspV2, whole genome shotgun sequence encodes:
- the LOC121760804 gene encoding uncharacterized protein LOC121760804, with protein sequence MQPISLSPSFNSHSNSKVAEIAARVVEEFASTKLYDDEFYIDEEENPPTRRSEGGTNSNYVEYVEGEGENRAEDASDDDEEFEFAFVTRDSELPSPISADEIFHNGQIRPVYPVFNRDLYLQSLRENGLEKEEKVRLPLKKLFTEERETAMTMKTTSSCSSSDADELDGVSEDLYCVWRPAAEGRCKKSSSAGSNSKRWKFKVKDLLLNRSHSEGSNEDFVILSGRKKQNEEDRGKLASVSGGRTKSEAARPFPPPPPPVYGGVKRRSYLPYRQDLVGLFAGVNGLGRTLQPF encoded by the coding sequence ATGCAGCCAATATCGCTCTCTCCCAGCTTCAACAGCCATTCCAACAGTAAAGTTGCCGAAATCGCCGCGCGCGTGGTCGAAGAGTTCGCCTCTACGAAACTCTACGACGACGAGTTTTACATCGACGAAGAGGAAAATCCGCCGACTCGGCGATCGGAGGGAGGAACAAATTCTAATTACGTCGAGTATGTAGAAGGCGAAGGAGAAAATCGCGCTGAAGATGCCTCCGACGACGACGAGGAATTCGAATTCGCTTTTGTAACGAGAGATTCGGAGTTGCCTTCTCCAATTTCCGCCGATGAGATCTTCCACAACGGCCAAATCCGACCGGTCTACCCTGTTTTCAACAGAGATCTGTATTTGCAGAGTTTGCGTGAGAACGGATTAGAAAAAGAGGAAAAGGTTCGGCTGCCGTTGAAAAAGCTGTTTACTGAGGAAAGGGAAACGGCGATGACGATGAAAACGACGTCGTCGTGCTCTTCGTCAGACGCGGACGAGCTTGACGGAGTTTCAGAGGACTTATATTGTGTGTGGCGGCCGGCGGCAGAGGGGAGGTGCAAAAAGAGCAGCTCCGCGGGATCGAACTCGAAGAGATGGAAGTTTAAGGTGAAGGATTTGCTGCTGAATAGGAGCCACAGCGAGGGGAGCAACGAAGATTTTGTGATTTTGAGTGGGAGGAAGAAACAGAATGAAGAAGACAGAGGCAAATTGGCATCGGTGAGTGGTGGAAGGACTAAGTCCGAGGCGGCCCGACCGTttccgcctcctcctccgccggTGTACGGTGGTGTGAAGCGGCGGTCGTACTTGCCGTATAGACAGGATTTAGTAGGGCTTTTCGCCGGTGTAAATGGACTAGGTAGGACTCTGCAGCCGTTTTGA
- the LOC121762505 gene encoding serine/threonine/tyrosine-protein kinase HT1-like, producing MKNFQWLKQIASTQTKLERRLSLGEYRRAISWSKYLISSGAEIKGGGEEEWSADMSQLFIGNKFASGRHSRIYRGVYKRRDVAIKLISQPQEDGDLAAFLEKQFTSEVALLFRLRHPNIISFIAACKKPPVFCIITEYYPGGSLRKYLHQQGPYSLPHDLVLRLSLDIAHGMQYLHARGILHRDLKSENLLLDEDMCVKVADFGISCLETQCGSAKGFTGTYRWMAPEMIKEKHHTKKVDVYSFGIVMWELLTALVPFDDMTPEQAAFAVCQKNARPPLPSTCPTAFSRLIRLCWSGNPDKRPHFDEIVSTLESYTESLARDPEFLTSHEPSEGYTLARCIPKCIATRRYPSLGT from the exons ATGAAGAATTTCCAATGGCTGAAGCAGATAGCGAGCACACAGACCAAGCTGGAGAGGAGGCTATCGCTGGGGGAGTACAGGAGAGCGATTTCATGGTCGAAATACTTGATTTCCTCAGGAGCAGAGATCAAGGGCGGAGGTGAGGAGGAATGGAGCGCCGACATGTCGCAGCTCTTCATAGGCAACAAATTTGCCTCCGGGAGGCACAGCAGGATTTACAGAGGCGTTTACAAGCGCAGAGATGTCGCGATTAAGCTCATCAGCCAGCCTCAGGAAGATGGGGATTTGGCTGCATTTCTCGAGAAGCAGTTCACTTCTGAAGTTGCTCTCTTGTTCAGGCTGAGACACCCCAACATCATCTCT TTTATTGCAGCATGTAAGAAACCACCAGTGTTTTGTATTATCACAGAGTACTATCCAGGCGGTTCCCTCAGAAAATACCTGCACCAGCAAGGGCCTTATTCGCTTCCTCACGACCTTGTGCTAAGGTTGTCGCTCGACATTGCACATGGCATGCAGTATCTTCATGCTCGGGGGATTCTCCATCGAGATCTTAAATCTGAGAATCTTCTGCTTGATGAGGATATGTGTGTCAAGGTAGCGGATTTTGGTATATCATGTCTAGAAACACAATGTGGCAGTGCCAAGGGATTCACAGGCACTTATCGTTGGATGGCTCCGGAAATGATCAAGGAGAAACACCACACGAAGAAGGTCGATGTTTACAGTTTTGGCATTGTAATGTGGGAGCTGCTAACCGCCTTGGTACCATTCGATGACATGACCCCAGAACAAGCCGCGTTTGCAGTGTGCCAAAAG AATGCAAGGCCGCCGCTGCCTTCTACGTGCCCGACAGCATTTAGCCGTCTCATCCGGCTTTGCTGGTCGGGCAATCCAGACAAGCGGCCTCATTTTGATGAGATTGTGAGCACGCTCGAGAGCTACACGGAGTCTCTAGCGCGAGACCCAGAATTCCTTACCTCGCACGAGCCATCGGAGGGATACACCCTTGCAAGATGCATTCCGAAGTGCATCGCCACTCGTCGATACCCGTCACTAGGGACATGA
- the LOC121760802 gene encoding uncharacterized protein LOC121760802: MGNSSEEEYNAFLEKVKRTIYVDNLAPQVTESVMRTAFNQFGYVKSVQFIPVYLEPKNAPKSALVEMENPKQAAGIIEEMGKLPFMILGMPRPVRASAARLEMFDDRPRKPGRKIICRWLDPKEPEFEVAKKLKAAVGRHAGEALTVLEAQRAEE; the protein is encoded by the exons ATGGGCAATTCAAGTGAGGAAGAGTATAATGCATTCTTGGAGAAGGTTAAAAGGACAATTTATGTGGATAACTTGGCACCCCAAGTTACTGAATCTGTGATGAGAACTGCTTTTAATCAGTTTGGGTATGTGAAGAGTGTTCAGTTCATCCCTGTCTATCTCGAACCCAAGAACGCGCCAAAATCTGCTCTTGTGGAGATGGAAAACCCAAAACAGGCCGCGGGTATCATTGAGGAGATGGGGAAATTACCTTTCATGATATTAGGGATGCCACGGCCTGTTAGGGCGTCTGCTGCTCGACTGGAGATGTTCGATGATCGTCCCAGAAAGCCTGGGCGCAAAATCATTTGTCGTTGGTTGGACCCTAAGGAGCCTGAGTTCGAGGTAGCGAAGAAACTCAAGGCTGCAGTGGGAAGACATGCTGGAGAAGCATTAACAGTGCTCGAG GCGCAACGAGCAGAGGAATAG
- the LOC121762143 gene encoding 1-deoxy-D-xylulose 5-phosphate reductoisomerase, chloroplastic-like: MALNLMSPTDIKTLSFLDSSKLSYNLNPLKFQGGFAFRRKDSRCTASKRVHCSAHSPPPAWPGRAVSEPGRMTWEGPKPISVIGSTGSIGTQTLDIVAENPDKFRVVALAAGSNVTLLADQVRAFKPKLVSVRDESLVSELKEALADVKDKPEIIPGEQGMVEVARHPDAVTVVTGIVGCAGLKPTVAAIEAGKDIALANKETLIAGGPFVLPLAKKHNVKILPADSEHSAIFQCIQGLPEGALRHIILTASGGAFRDLPVEKLKEVKVADALKHPNWNMGKKITVDSATLFNKGLEVIEAHYLFGAEYDDIEIVIHPQSIIHSMVETQDSSVLAQLGWPDMRLPILYTLSWPERIYCSEITWPRLNLCNVDLTFKKPDNVKYPSMDLAYAAGRAGGTMTGVLSAANEKAVEMFIDEKIGYLDIFKVVELTCDKHRAEMVSSPSLEEIVHYDLWAREYAVGVQRSAGLSPALV; the protein is encoded by the exons ATGGCTCTAAACTTGATGTCTCCAACTGATATCAAGACACTGTCTTTCTTGGATTCCTCCAAATTGAGTTACAACCTCAATCCTCTCAAGTTTCAAG gTGGATTTGCTTTCAGAAGGAAGGATAGTAGATGCACTGCCTCAAAGAGAGTCCACTGCTCGGCACACTCTCCCCCTCCAGCTTGGCCCGGGAGGGCTGTTTCCGAGCCTGGTCGTATGACTTGGGAGGGCCCGAAGCCCATTTCGGTTATCGGATCCACTGGCTCCATTGGAACTCAG ACGCTCGACATAGTTGCTGAAAATCCTGACAAATTTAGAGTTGTTGCACTTGCTGCTGGTTCAAACGTCACCCTCCTTGCTGATCAG GTGAGGGCTTTCAAACCCAAATTAGTATCTGTTAGAGACGAGTCATTGGTTAGTGAGCTCAAAGAGGCTTTGGCTGATGTTAAAGACAAGCCAGAAATCATTCCGGGAGAGCAGGGAATGGTCGAG GTTGCACGACATCCTGATGCTGTTACTGTTGTCACAGGAATTGTTGGATGTGCAGGCTTGAAG CCGACGGTGGCTGCCATAGAAGCTGGAAAAGACATAGCTTTGGCCAATAAAGAGACACTGATTGCTGGAGGACCTTTCGTCCTTCCTCTTGCAAAAAAGCATAACGTCAAAATTCTTCCTGCAGATTCTGAACACTCTGCTATATTTCAG TGCATCCAAGGCTTGCCAGAAGGTGCTTTGAGGCATATAATTTTGACTGCATCCGGTGGTGCTTTTAG GGATTTGCCGGTTGAGAAATTGAAAGAAGTTAAAGTAGCTGATGCTCTAAAGCATCCTAACTGGAATATGGGAAAGAAAATCACAGTAGACTCCGCAACCCTGTTTAACAAG GGTCTAGAAGTTATAGAAGCTCACTATTTGTTTGGGGCCGAATATGATGACATTGAGATTGTTATTCATCCTCAATCTATCATACATTCCATGGTCGAAACACAG GATTCATCTGTGCTAGCGCAATTGGGATGGCCCGACATGCGTCTACCTATTCTCTACACCTTGTCGTGGCCAGAAAGAATCTACTGCTCCGAGATCACATGGCCTCGCCTCAACCTGTGCAA TGTTGACCTAACATTCAAGAAGCCCGACAATGTCAAATACCCATCGATGGATCTAGCTTATGCTGCTGGACGAGCAGGAGGCACCATGACCGGAGTTCTTAGTGCAGCCAACGAGAAAGCAGTTGAAATGTTCATCGACGAGAA AATTGGTTACCTCGACATATTCAAGGTTGTGGAGCTGACATGCGACAAGCATCGAGCAGAGATGGTGTCATCCCCTTCGTTGGAGGAGATCGTCCACTACGACCTGTGGGCACGTGAGTACGCGGTTGGGGTGCAACGATCGGCCGGATTGAGTCCTGCTCTTGTCTGA
- the LOC121760019 gene encoding putative exosome complex component rrp40, with protein MELKPSIPSSSLIDQHVFPGDVVLDLSKITSQTIKLGGGLRQDGDLISVMKGGVLRFSKPNKYWVETSQKRYVPSAGDNVLGIVVDARSDNFFVDIKGPTLAFLPVLAFEGGTRRNIPKFEMGTLLYVRVVKADTGMNPELSCMDASGKAAEYGPLKEGFMFETSTGLSRTLLSSPTCPVLETLGKKIAFEIAVGLNGRVWVNSSTPSIVVLVSNTIIQTASMSPTQQKIRVESLLQKMQ; from the exons ATGGAATTGAAGCCCTCAATACCTTCTTCCAGCCTTATTGATCAACATGTG TTTCCAGGAGATGTGGTACTGGACCTCTCCAAAATAACTAGTCAAACAATCAAGCTTGGTGGCGGCCTCCGTCAG GATGGTGACTTAATATCTGTCATGAAAGGCGGAGTTTTGAGATTCTCAAAACCTAACAAATATTGGGTTGAAACCTCCCAAAAACGG TATGTGCCTAGTGCTGGGGATAATGTACTTGGAATAGTAGTTGATGCAAGATCCGAT AATTTTTTCGTGGATATAAAAGGTCCAACCTTAGCCTTCCTGCCAGTACTTGCTTTTGAAGGCGGAACTAGGAGAAATATTCCCAAGTTTGAG ATGGGCACATTGTTGTATGTCCGAGTTGTCAAGGCAGATACCGGCATGAACCCCGAGTTATCCTGCATGGATG CCTCTGGAAAAGCAGCAGAGTATGGTCCCCTTAAAGAAGGGTTCATGTTTGAAACGTCAACTGGCTTATCAAGAAC GTTACTGAGTTCTCCAACGTGCCCTGTTCTTGAGACTCTCGGGAAGAAGATTGCTTTTGAGATCGCTGTTGGTTTGAATGGCAGGGTGTGG GTGAATTCTTCTACTCCATCAATTGTTGTACTAGTTTCAAATACAATCATCCAAACGGCGTCTATGAGCCCTACGCAGCAAAAAATCAGGGTGGAAAGCTTGCTCCAGAAAATGCAATGA